Genomic segment of Mucilaginibacter sabulilitoris:
ACAAATGTAGCCTCTTCTTCTGCTTTATGCGCCAGCATAGGCCCGGCAACAACATCGCCTATCGCGAAGATATTGATCTCCGCTGTGCGAAGCCTGCCGTCTGTCTTGATCCGTCCCCGCTCATCTACATTGATCCTGGTATTTTCCAGTCCAAGACCAGCAGTATAAGGCTTGCGGCCAACGGCTACGAGGCAGTAATCAGCGCCGATTGCCTGGAGATTACCGGATGAATCTATATAAGTCACTTCTGCACGGTCACCTTTATTAACTGCAGATTGTACTCTGCAGTTAAGCCGGCTGTCGATATTCAATTTATTTAATATCTTCTTCAGTTCACGCCCGAGTTCCCTGTCCATGACCGGGATCAGGACATCGGCATATTCGATTATGGTTACCTTAGTACCGATACGGGCATAAACCGACGCTAATTCAACACCAATTACTCCGCCGCCGATAATTACAATGCTCTTCGGTTGTTCTTTTAGGGACAGTGCTTCTGTAGACGTAATGATTCGCCGCTTATCAATTTCCACACCGTGGATAGTCGTGGGTTTTGATCCGGTCGCGATAATAAAGTAATCGGCTGTAATGAGTTGAACGGAACCGTCTTTGGCAGTAACTTGAATTTGATTACAGTTGATAAATGAACCGGTGCCGAAGTGGGTTTTTACCTTGTTTTTTCGCATTAAATAGTTTACTCCGTCGGAATTCGATTTAACGACGCCTGCCTTACGTTCAATAAAACGGCTAAAATCGAGCGAAATGCCCTCCACATTAATCCCCATTTTCCCGACTTTATGCTGAACGTCATGATAATGCTCCGAAGCATCCAGCAACGCCTTTGTCGGAATGCATCCAACTACGGTACAGGTACCTCCTAAAATATCATAACGCTCGATTATTGCAGCTTTTAATCCAAGCTGGGCTGCTCTTATGGCTGCTACATATCCGCCCGGACCCGACCCGATAACGACAATATCATAATCTGTCTTCATAGCCTGCCTGCTTTTAAAAGTTGTTAGTTTAAGTCCCATAGATCCATGTTCCTACGAATTATAGTTAAGTTCTTCCGCGCTTTTCCTTTTAAGAACATCCTCAATGCTTTTTGCCCTAGATGAGCGCATCGTTAATGTTCACCGGGTAAGCCGGGAACACCTGTTTTGGCGTCCCGGCATTCCACTCATCGTTCGCATCCCGTGTTTCCCGGAACATACTTTTCTTATGAAGGGTATATTGTTTATTTTTTATATTAATTAAAATCTGGACGATCCCGGATGTGCCTCAGGGGTTTCACTCGCAGTTAAAGCTACGACCAGATAGACCACTACTGCATTGATATAAAAATATGCAGCGTCCACGCCTTCCAATTTAAAAAGATAAGGTACAAACATAAAGGCAGTAGCTACTAAAAGGTCAAGCGCAAGGTGCCCGCCAAATGGTATCAGTTTGAAAATTCCGTATCGGTAACGTGTAGCGATACTGACAATAATGACAGTTATCCCGGTAACGACGGAAATCCACAACGCCGCCGGGTTACTACTACCCAATCCTAAAATAAACGGTCCGCCAATTAAGGCAACAGCTGCTGCATAATCAACAATTCCGTGATTGGTCGGGGATAGAAATCTTAGTTTCATGATAATTTGTTTATGGTGAAAAAATATGTTTGTTATCAGGCTAACTTCAGACCGCGATCCCGACATCCAGTTAATGAATGTCAGCAGCGCATCGCGCTTTCCCAGATCCGTCGTCAGGTGTCGCTTTTAAAGTCAGGAACTTTTGTTTATTTGTTAACTTGACACTATGGCTTGTCGGGCCATGTTTCAAGCCGGCTCCAATAGATTTTTTATTGCTATCTTAGATGTGATCGAAGCATCCATGCTGTTTTTTCATTGTATTCAGTGAGCCCCGTCAAATAGTCACTGGTGCCGGCATCTTTTAATTTTTCTGCTAAACGATTGATATGGCCGCGTATATGGAGGATAATGCTTTCATGGTCATTCAATAACTCCCGGATAAAGCCTTCACTGTCGTTTTTTTCCCTGCTCTGTTCAGTGAGGTGCGTAAGCTCTAGAAACTGCTTCAAAGTAGCCGGAGCGTAATGACCTAGTATCCTTATGCGTTCAGCAACCGTATCTATAATTTCCGCGATATCGTTATATTGTGATTCAAAAAAGATATGCATTGAGTGAAAATCAGGACCCTCTACATTCCAGTGGGCGTTTCTGGTCTTTGTGTATAAAACATACTCATCCGCAAGGATGTGTGAAAGTGTTTGGGTGATCTCTGCCAGGTGTTCCGGGCTGATTCCAATGTTAGGCTTCATGATATTATAATTTGATTTTTAATTTTCTCCTAATGTAAAAGGCTCGCGGTGTTGCCTTCAAGGATATATGTCACATAATTCACAATGGTTAGGCTACGTAATTCCCGTCATTGTTTCCTTTGATCACGGGACTCTTCCAGCATACTAATAATTTTATTCAGCTTCTCTGTTTCGATCAAATTCAGCCTTATCGTCAATTCTTCAATCTCACGTTTGGCTTCCAGGTTCGTGATGTAGTCATCGTGTGCCTGTATGCGGTCACGTTCACTTTGCCTGTTTTGTGCCATCATAATTACCGGAGCCGCATAAGCGGCCTGGGTCGAAAAAAGCAGGTTCAGCAGGATAAAAGGATACGGATCCCAGTGGGAAAGGTATGCGATCAAATTGACCGTAACCCAAAGGCCAACGACAATAGTCTGTGCAATTATAAATCGCCATGATCCCATAACTGCAGCAACACGGTCCGCAAGCCGCTCACCAAATCCACAGGTGGCTTTGTGCTGTTCATGCCACGTCGCTCCATCAGGAAGGTCTTCCATCTACTTTGTATTTTCGGTGTGTTCAATGCCTGAAAGATGACGCTCACAGTCCAGTGCGGCCATACAGCCACTACCTGCCGCCGTGACGGCCTGTCTGTAAACAGGGTCCTGGGCATCTCCGCAACAAAAAATTCCGGGCTTATTGGTTTTTGTCGAACGGCCAATAGTCTTAATATAGCCTGATTCATCCATGTCGATCCATTCTTTAAAAATGGCTGTATTAGGCTGGTGACCTATAGCAACGAAGAAGCCGGTCACCGGAAGTTTTGATTCTTCCATCGTTACCGAATTGAAGATTCTGACCCCGTCGACGGCAATACCATTACCCACCACCTCTTTTACTTCGACATTAAACATGACGTCGATATTGGGTAACGCCTGCAATCGGTGAACCATAGCCTTTGACGCCTTAAATTCACTCTTACGCACCAGCATATAGACTTTTTTAGACAAGCCTGCTAAGTGGATGGCTTCCTCGGCGGCAGTATCGCCGGCACCCACTATGGCCACATCTTCTCCTTTAAAGAAAAATCCATCGCAAGTAGCACAAGCCGAAACGCCACAGCCGGCATATTTTTGTTCAGATTCCAGGCCAAGCCATTTTGGAGCCGCGCCTGTAGAAATAATGATCGAATCAGCCAGTAACGTTTTTTCCTCATTGGCGATAACACGATAGGGGCGTTGCGAGAAATCCACCTTACTGATAAACCCATCCCGCAGATCAGCACCCATCCGTTCAGCCTGTTTATGAAAGTTGTTCATCATCTCCGATCCCATTACTCCATCCGGGTAACCCGGATAATTATCTACATCGGTCGTATTTATTAGTTGTCCCCCTGCGAGAAACCCCTTGTACAAAACAGGCTTGAGATCGGCACGGGCAGTATATATCGCCGCCGTGTACCCTGCTGGCCCTGATCCAATGATCAGGCATTTAACGTGTTCAACTTCATCCGACATCATCAGTTATAAATTTATTGTTTAATAATTTTGGCTCTTACAACAAATTACCTTCATTCCCCATCCTTTTTCAAGGACATTAATCACAAAAAAAACACCTCTGCTATAAAAACAAGAGAACTAACCCCGTGATGGAGTGCGTGCGGGCTACCGCAATGATGATTTATATAGGCAGGTAACTTTTTTAAAAAGCGGAGTTACAAAATTGACCTGAAGCTACTTTCACGGCTTGGTATCTCGATGGTAGAGTTGATGAAATTATTGTGAAGTTATGCCGTGTAGTCAATCGTATCGCTACGGCATTTAGCTCGGACCAGGAAGAATGAAAAGATTTGTGAATGACGCCAACAGGGAAACGAAGGAGGACATCTCAACGTAATGGCATAATACCTCCTAAAATACTATAAATCGATGGCGCGACCGGTCCAGGTTCGGGCAATCGCAACAAGTTCAGCGATATCAAAGGGTTTACTCAGAAAAGCATTGGCGTGGCTTTCCAAAGCCATTTGTTGCACCCTGGGGTCACCGGAAACTAAAATAATCGGTATATTTTTGGTATCATGACCTTCCTTGAGCTTTTTACAGATATTTTTGTTATCGCTTTCGGCGAGCCAGTTATCAATTAATATCAGATCCGGCATTAACGATTTGATATCCCTGAGTGGCCAGTAATCCCTCGACGGAACGACATTGTAACCGTCCTCCGTCAAAACCATATACATCATCTCTAGTACATCTGGATCGTCTTCAATTATCAGAATGCGCTTTTTTGACATTTCTAAAGTTCATTGATTGATTAATATAAAGCATATCGTTCTGAACCTGCCGGCAGACAACAGTAAGTAAATGTTCCGACAGCGCTCAATCTGCTATTTCAATTTCATCATCGAAGGCAATCTTGTTCCTAACCACCTTCGCAGCATCGCTCGGATCGTGATATTGCCACGCCCCGTTTGTTAGCTTTTTCCGGCCAACTTTAATGTGAAAATAATTGGCAGTCCCCTTAAGATAGCAGCTTGAAGTTTCACGGGAAGGTATTAACAGATCCATACGAACTGCATCAGTCGGGAAATAATAATACCCTTCGTTCATTATTGCATTATCGCTTTCGGCAATAATCTCTTTATTCCAGATCGCCTTCATTCACCTAACTATTATTTCCCAAAGCCTGCCATAGACAAGTTTATTTTAAATAGCCCGCGAAATGCGCTTTAAACTTCTGCAATTTGAAATCAATTACTGCCCGGCAATAAGGAGCATCAGTATTCTTTTTATAATAATCCTGATCATCCGCAGATGCTATTTCAAACGGATGTGACGGCAGTATCTCAGTAATGATCAAATGTTCATAAGACGACTGCATTTCAGCAATGATCTCAACAATTATTTTTCTTTCCTCTTCATTGTTGAAAAAGATCACGCTCCGAAATTGTTGGCCAGCAGCATCATGTACCCCTAATTCCGTTGTCGGATTGTGCGTTCGCAAATGTATCCGTATGATATCAGCCAAAGTGATTTGCTGAGGATCATAAGTTATTCTTACTACTTCACTGTATCCATGCTCCGATACGTCTTGGTCGTCGCCGCCTTCAGAAGCATAATGACTATAACCGCTTTCAACATTATTCACGCCAATTACTTGCCTGAATATGGCCTGTGTACACCAAAAACGTCCGCCACCAAAGATAATTTCACTGGTATTCATAGAATTTTTGCCGCTGTTTTATCTACCTATTATTTAGCCTTGTTGTTTTTTCGTTTGCTTTGCACGCGGTAATCGGAACCGGGTTCTTCCCCCAGCAAGTAGGCTGATTCTGCCGCGCGGTACGCTTGCGCAAGAGTATCAGGATTGGCATTTTGTTCAGTCACCCGTGGTGTCCGTTCTTCTTCTAAACCGTTGGAATGGTAGTCTTTCTGGCTAACCTGGTCTTCCTTGTCTTCGAACTCCTGATCGTCGAAAGGTATTTGATCTTCTGGATTTATCATTTTCTTTATTTTACTGAACAATATTGCTCTTAGCTGGAGGCAATTTCCAGTTTAACAGAAAACTTTAAAAGGACATATGTCTCATTTTTAACATAAACATTTCCGGATATAACAACAGTAATTGGCGTCGATCCATGACGTTAGGCCTAAAAGTCCTACTGATAAGTCCTATTTTCCATTGCGGCGTTTTTTTTTCTTTCTAAAATTGCCTGGCCGGTAACAAGAAATGTAATGGCAGAAAACGTTACCGGTAGTAGCCGTGCAGTCTGAAAAAGGTGGCTGCGGTCGCAGTTTATGCTTAACAACTTAATATCTCATACAATGGAAAACAATCTTCAGGCAATTTTTGCGGAAAAAAATGCAATGGTTAAACAGGGGCAGATCGTAGAAGCCACAGCCAAATTTTTCGCTGATAGCGCCACTACAAGCGATCACACGGGTGCGAAAACAAAAAATAAGGCGGAGATGCTGGAAAAAATGCGCGGTTTTGCGGGATCGATCAAAGCTGTTAATGGCATTACCCTTCATAATGAAGCGTTGAACGGCAATGTTTCATTTGCCGCCGCCTCTCTTTGCTTAACATTATACTGCGATGGATGGCCGGACAAATAATTTCCCAAACCCAAAAGCTTTCCGACCGGCTCCTTTCGCGTAGAGTTCGATTATTTTTAAGACCGAAGAATATAATAACCTGTTATTCGTTTCGCTAAAAGAAAGTTTTGTGATCATCCGCGGCAATGCCGATACCGCGCCTGACGTGGAATATTTTTAATTTGTTCAACTCCGTTCTCCGGGTCTTGATTTAAAACACGTACCGTTATAGATACCACTCCTGATCGTTATTTCAATAGCTTATCTACGAGTCCTGAGGGCAACCGCTTTGGGGCGGGCTATCCGATGTATCTTCTGTCGAATGCTGCCGCTGCTATCCCTCTTGCTGAACTACGTCCCAATTCTACCAATCCTTCATTCTTTCAAATCACAGAAGATGTACGACTTTTTCCTGATCGACCAGATAACTGTATCGCGCGATCAATTCCCGGAGTTTGGGATTTACAATATTTTCACAGAACGGTTTTTGCGGGTTCTTAAAATAATAATTCAGGTAATTTGCGGAGTTAAGTTTAAAAGCCCCAAAGGGTACAACCTCCGTGATAATCGGAGCGTCAAAGTCTCGCTGATAATCCTGGATTGCATTAACGACCGGTAATTCCTGCTGATCATTTAGCAGGTAAACGGCTGACCTGTACTTGGATCGCATACTATGACTCGAAGTGCAGCTATGCGAATGCAAGTGTATTCCGATCAGATCATGAATACCGATTACCTTCCTGTCAAATTCGACGATGACAGCTTCAGAAAATGCAGCGTCATTTCCCTTTGGCGAAATCCAACCCTGATCAACATTAAGAACCCCTTTGATGGACAGAAATATTGCCTCCGTACACCAATGGCAGCTACCGCCGAATCCGATCTTTTCTAGCATCATTTAAGTATGTTCTTTCTTTAACCCGCAAAATTTAATCCAGTTTTTACTTACATCAAAATTTTATTGAAATTCTATCGCTCTATTCAAGTTCAGCAAATACGCCTCAAAAAAGACGTGTTATCATTTTCATTAAGCAGTTATAAGAGCGTGGATTATTCTCATTATCCGCTATTTTCTTCAAACTATCAGTAACCCAAATACCTGCTTTGTTTTTTGAACCTGCGCCAATTGACGATAATAATGGCGAAAAATAGCTAATCACAAAATCAATAAATTGTTAAAATATTGAAAGCCAGATACTTATTGCGTTATTCCAAACTGGAACTTAAATTGATTTTACTGCGGTGATCAAATCAGGAACTATTAAAAATGATAAACATGGCCTATTTAACCAAAAACCAACACAAGATCTTAATTATCGCCTTAGTGATACTTTCAGGTTGTTCATCAAAACCAACGCCGTCGGCGATGCCTGCGCCTGTTGTACCTGTACTTACGCTGGCGCCGGTTTCCCTTCTTACTCACCAGCTTTATCCTGCGTCCATCGAAGCTAAAGACGAAGTCGAAATAAGACCACAGGTAAGCGGCATACTGGAAAAAATTCACGTTGATGAAGGTGCGTATGTAATGGCGGGGCAACCCCTTTTTGAGATAGATCAAAGACCATTTCAAGCTGCCTTAAGCAATGCGACCGCGACCCTGCATGCCGCCGAGGGTACCGCATCAAATGCCCGATTGGAAGTTGAGAAACTAACGCCGTTGGTTAACAATAAAGTCATATCCGATTTTCAATTAAAGACTGCGACTACCGCTGTGCAAGTAGCTGAAGCTAATACTGAAGAAGCTAAAGCCAATATAAGGACTGCTCAGATCAACCTGGCTTATACGATTATCAAGGCGCCTGTTAGTGGTTATATAAGTAGATTATTGCGAAAACGGGGCAGCCTTGTTGGTCCTGGTGATGCGGAGTCGCTGACAAGTATATCTGATGTCCATGAGATCCATGTCTATTTTTCATTGTCAGAAAATGACTTCACCATTTTTAAAAACAGGTATGCAGGTAATACGCTCAGTGAGAAAATCAAAAAGGTTCCGCAAGTTTCATTGGTGTTAAGTGATAATTCCGAGTACCCCTTAAAGGGAAAGATTGACATCATCAATGGACGTTTTGACAAAAACACCGCGGCTATCACCTTACGCGCCGTTTTTGCAAATCCTCAAGGAATATTACGGGCAGGCAATACCGGTAAGATTCAGCTTGATTTGCCATATAATGACGCCTTATCCATTCCTCAGTCCGCTACCGTCGAATTGCAAGACAAGATATTTGTTTTTTTACTTACCGATAGTAATAAGGTTCTGAAACAGGCTATTCATGTAGCGAGCCGTGAAAATAAAAATTACCTGGTTGACAACGGATTAAAGCCGGGCGATAAGATCATAACGGATGGCATTATTACGCTGCAAGACGGTATGGTTGTTCAGCCCGAAACGGCTAAAGCAACAACATCCGCCTCATCCAAAAATTAACCTTAAATCACATTAGTCATGCTAAAAAGCTTTATCAATAAACCGGTACTGGCGACCGTTATATCTCTTTTGCTGGTCATACTCGGAACAATTGGGTTGTCCAAGTTGCCGTTACAGCAATTTCCGGATATTGCTCCCCCGACAGTCGTGGTCACCGCACATTATCCCGGCGCTAATGCGGAAACTATACTTCGATCGGTGGCACCTCCGCTCGAAGAATCTATTAATGGCGTTGAAGGGATTACTTACATTAACTCGACAGCGAGTAACGATGGTTCACTAACCATCAACGTTTTCTTTAAATTAGGAACAAATCCCGATCAGGCGGCGGTTAACGTACAAAACCGCGTCAGCCAGGCTACGAGTCAGTTACCCGCTGAGGTTGTTCAACAAGGTATAGTCACTGCTAAACAGCAGAATAGCCTCATCATGGCAACTGGTCTTTACACGGAAGACGTGGGAAAATATGATGAGGTCTTTCTAAATAATTATGCCTCGATCAATATCATTCCTGATATCAAACGGATTCCAGGTGTCGGCTTAGCACAGATATTTGGCGGCGGAAAAGACTATTCCATGAGGATCTGGTTAAAACCAGCTCAAATGGAAACTTACCATCTTACCGCGGCTGATGTTACAACTGCAATACAAGATAAAAGTCTGGAGGCCGCGCCGGGGCGTTTTGGGGATCGTACTGATGAGCCATTTGAATATGTGATCAAATATAAGGGCAAACTGAATAAACCGACGGAATATGAAAATATTCCGGTAAAGGCAAATCCGGACGGGTCCATTTTGAGGTTGAAAGATGTTGCCAGAGTGGAGTTCGGTTCTTATGATTATTCTAATATTCAACGGTTAAACGGACATGTCGGAGTCGGGATCATCGTCGTGCAACTGGCCGGCTCGAATTCAAACCAAATCCAGATTGAGGTAAATAAGTTGATGGAAAGGGCATCAAAAAAATTTCCCAAAGGCATAAAATTTAAGACTTTCTATAGCACAAAAAGTGCGCTTGATGCCTCAATCGATCAGGTTGTTCACACATTGGTGGAAGCCTTCATATTGGTGTTTCTTGTAGTCTTTTTATTTCTTCAGGATTTCCGGTCAACGCTGATACCTGCGATCGCCGTGCCCGTTGCCATCGTAGGCACTTTCTTCTTTATGTATGTGTTTGGTTTTACAATAAACCTGCTTACTTTATTTGCACTCGTGCTCGCTATCGGTATTGTTGTTGATGACGCGATCGTTGTTGTTGAAGCTGTCCATGCAAAAATGGAAACAAAAAACCTTGAGCCTGGTGAAGCTACGATCGAAGCAATGCAAGAAATAACCGGTGCGATCATTTCCATCACACTGGTAATGTCGGCCGTATTCCTACCTGTCGGCTTAATGGACGGGTCAACCGGATTATTTTACCGGCAGTTCGCCTTTACCATGGCGATCGCTATTGTTATTTCGTCCGTTAATGCGTTAACCCTAAGTCCTGCTTTAGCAGCCTTATTCCTGAGAAATAAATATGATGTTGAGGATCCCGGGAAGAAAACAACCTATAAGGAGCGGTTCTTCGCAGGTTTTAATACAAAATTTAACCAGATCAGCGGCATATACATGTACCTCCTGAAATTTCTAATGACAAGAAAATGGATGGTCATAACAGGTCTGATGATAATCGTCGCATTTACTATCTATTTGCTCAGAACGACACCAAGCGGATTTATTCCGACCGAGGATCAGAATTTCGTCGCGGTAGCAGTCAGTATGCCTTCGGGAACGTCATTAAAAAGAACGCAGGATGTGATGATAGAGGCCGAGAAAAAATTAAAGGCCCTTGCTCCAAGCGAGTTTGTCATCGTTATTCCAGGGTATAATTTACTTACCTCAACGACAAGCCCGTCTTCTGCATCAGCGTTTATTAATCTGAAAAAAGTTAAGGATCGAGGAGAAGTAAGTGAGCTCGGGGCGGTACTTGGTATGTATCAGCGTACGCTGTCCACTATAAAAGGGGGGGTGTTCTTCGCTTTTACATTCCCGACTGTTCCGGGCTTCAGTAACGTAGAAGCATTAGATGTCGTTCTTCAGGACAGATCCGGCGGGTCGCTAAATCAGTTCTCGGGCGTTGCGAATAATTTTATTGGAGAATTAAATAAACAAGCCGCGGTTGGCGCCGCATTTACAACGTTTCGTGCCGATTATCCGCAGTACCAAATAGAAATAGACGATGATAGGGCAGCCCAGCTAGGTGTTAACGTACGAGATGTGTTACAAACAATGGCGGCTTACTTCGGCAACGTCCAGGCATCCGACTTTAACCGTTTTGGTAAATATTACAAAGTTGTATTACAAGCCGAAGCGAAGGATAAGTCAAATATAGACGCCTTAAATAATGCTTATGTAAGAAACAAGCTCGGCGATATGGTGCCCGTAAATTCATTGATTAAGCTTAACCGCGTATTTGGATCGGAAACCGCATCTCGTTATAATTTGTTTAATTCGATATCATTGAATGTGATTCCGAAGCCGGGACATAGTTCGGGCGAGGCTATTCAAGCCGTAAGGGATGTTGCCGCGAAATTACTTCCTGAGAACTTTGCTTATGAGTTTTCAGGTCAGACAAGAGAAGAGATCGCATCCAGTGGTGCTTCTGTAATAGTCTTCGGGTTATGCCTCGTCTTTGTTTACCTTTTGCTTTGTGCGCAATACGAAAGCTATATATTACCTTTTGCGGTTATTCTTTCGATACCAATCGGCGTTTTTGGTGTATTTTCCATGATCAACCTAAGACATATTGACAACAATATCTATGTCCAGGTTGCCTTGGTGATGCTCATCGGGTTACTTGCAAAAAATGCGATCTTAATCGTCGAATTTGCTGTACAGCGCCGCCGTTCAGGTGAGACACTGATTGATGCGGCTCTTGACGCGGCCAAACAACGGTTACGTCCGATCATCATGACTTCACTCGCATTCATTTTTGGCCTTTTTCCTATGAGTATCGCGACGGGTCCTTCAGCCCAGGGTAATCATTCTATCAGCTACGCGGCTGTAGGGGGAATGATTGCCGGAGTTTCATTGGGGATTATCGTTGTTCCTGTTCTTTTCGTCATTTTCCAAACGTTCCAGGAGAAAATAAGTAAGAAAAAACCAAAGAAAACGAATAATAAATTTCGTGTATTACCGGGCGCAAACCCAATAAATCTTTCTTAATATGAAGAATATTAAGTTTTATTTCACCGTCATGGCCGCGTTGACTTTTTACATATCGTCATGCAAAGTATCCAAAGATATCGGCGTTTCAGCGACGCATGTTCCTGCCAATTATAAAGACACCGGAATTGATTCAACCAGTATCGCTAAAGTACCCTGGAAGGATTTTTTTGAAGAACCACCGCTACAGGTACTGATTGACTCTGCTATCGTGCATAATAATGACTTGCTGATCGCCGTAAAAAATATGGATGCTGCTTCGCTGATACTAGGTCAGGCGAAGCTGGGAAATTTACCTACGCTGGGCATTCAGGCTACGGCAAATACGAGCCGGCCGTCTGATAACAGCCTGAACGGACTAAGCCTTTCTGCGTTTAATTACCAATCCAAACATATTGAAGATTATAACCTTTCCGCTTATTTAACTTGGGAGGCTGATCTTTGGGGTAAAATAAGAAGTCAGAAAGCAGCAGCGTTTGCCACGTTCTTAAAATCAGATCAGGCAAAGCGGGCGGTTCAGACACAGCTTGTCAGTCAGGTCGCCAAAGGGTATTATAACCTTATTTTGCTGGATAAACAATTGCATATTTCCCATGAAAATGTAAGGTTATATGATAGCACGCTGAGCATTATCAAACTGCAATTTAATGCCGGACAGGTTAGCTCTCTTGCGGTGCAGCAGGCAGAAGCCCAGAAAATGTTAGCCGAGGTGCTCGTGCCGCAATTTGAACAGGCAATTTCGATTCAGGAAAATGCCCTTAGTATTTTGACCGGAGCATTTCCCCGGCAAATAGCCCGTGCAACAGTTCCCTTCCGGCTGTCTGAAAACACCTATATAGATGTCGGTTTACCAGCGGCATTACTAAGTAATAGACCGGATGTCAAAGCATCTGAGCTTGAAATCGCTGAAGAAAATGGAAAGTTCGGTTATGCCAAGGCAAATATGTATCCTTCGTTGTCAATAAGTGCCCAGGGAGGGCTAGACGCGATAAAAGCAAGCAATTGGTTTAATATACCCGCTTCGCTTTTTGGAATGGTTACCGGCGGCCTTATACAACCAATCTTTGCGCAAAGAAAATTGAAAACAGCATACGAAGTAGAGAAAATCCGACGTGAACAGGCTGTAATTCGTTTCCGGCAAACATTTCTTGTAGCTGTCGGAGAAGTTTCAGATAATATCACGAAGCTCAATAAAACGAGTCAGCAATTATCGATATCCGAAAACCGGGTCGAGATATTACGTACAGCAATCTCAAATTCACAGCAACTTTTCAAAAATGGCCTGGCAAACTATCTGGAGGTACTTACTGCCCAGGGAAATCTGTTGCAAGGCGAGCTTGAGCTCGCCAGTCAGCAAAATTCAATCCGTTCAGCCCGTATCGATCTTTATCGCGCCGTGGGTGGCGGTTGGCAATAATAATATATCAATAGTCAATTTACCAACAATATATCTATGGAAAAAATAGTAATCGCCGGAGGCGGGTTTGCGGGAG
This window contains:
- a CDS encoding efflux RND transporter permease subunit encodes the protein MLKSFINKPVLATVISLLLVILGTIGLSKLPLQQFPDIAPPTVVVTAHYPGANAETILRSVAPPLEESINGVEGITYINSTASNDGSLTINVFFKLGTNPDQAAVNVQNRVSQATSQLPAEVVQQGIVTAKQQNSLIMATGLYTEDVGKYDEVFLNNYASINIIPDIKRIPGVGLAQIFGGGKDYSMRIWLKPAQMETYHLTAADVTTAIQDKSLEAAPGRFGDRTDEPFEYVIKYKGKLNKPTEYENIPVKANPDGSILRLKDVARVEFGSYDYSNIQRLNGHVGVGIIVVQLAGSNSNQIQIEVNKLMERASKKFPKGIKFKTFYSTKSALDASIDQVVHTLVEAFILVFLVVFLFLQDFRSTLIPAIAVPVAIVGTFFFMYVFGFTINLLTLFALVLAIGIVVDDAIVVVEAVHAKMETKNLEPGEATIEAMQEITGAIISITLVMSAVFLPVGLMDGSTGLFYRQFAFTMAIAIVISSVNALTLSPALAALFLRNKYDVEDPGKKTTYKERFFAGFNTKFNQISGIYMYLLKFLMTRKWMVITGLMIIVAFTIYLLRTTPSGFIPTEDQNFVAVAVSMPSGTSLKRTQDVMIEAEKKLKALAPSEFVIVIPGYNLLTSTTSPSSASAFINLKKVKDRGEVSELGAVLGMYQRTLSTIKGGVFFAFTFPTVPGFSNVEALDVVLQDRSGGSLNQFSGVANNFIGELNKQAAVGAAFTTFRADYPQYQIEIDDDRAAQLGVNVRDVLQTMAAYFGNVQASDFNRFGKYYKVVLQAEAKDKSNIDALNNAYVRNKLGDMVPVNSLIKLNRVFGSETASRYNLFNSISLNVIPKPGHSSGEAIQAVRDVAAKLLPENFAYEFSGQTREEIASSGASVIVFGLCLVFVYLLLCAQYESYILPFAVILSIPIGVFGVFSMINLRHIDNNIYVQVALVMLIGLLAKNAILIVEFAVQRRRSGETLIDAALDAAKQRLRPIIMTSLAFIFGLFPMSIATGPSAQGNHSISYAAVGGMIAGVSLGIIVVPVLFVIFQTFQEKISKKKPKKTNNKFRVLPGANPINLS
- a CDS encoding efflux RND transporter periplasmic adaptor subunit gives rise to the protein MAYLTKNQHKILIIALVILSGCSSKPTPSAMPAPVVPVLTLAPVSLLTHQLYPASIEAKDEVEIRPQVSGILEKIHVDEGAYVMAGQPLFEIDQRPFQAALSNATATLHAAEGTASNARLEVEKLTPLVNNKVISDFQLKTATTAVQVAEANTEEAKANIRTAQINLAYTIIKAPVSGYISRLLRKRGSLVGPGDAESLTSISDVHEIHVYFSLSENDFTIFKNRYAGNTLSEKIKKVPQVSLVLSDNSEYPLKGKIDIINGRFDKNTAAITLRAVFANPQGILRAGNTGKIQLDLPYNDALSIPQSATVELQDKIFVFLLTDSNKVLKQAIHVASRENKNYLVDNGLKPGDKIITDGIITLQDGMVVQPETAKATTSASSKN
- a CDS encoding efflux transporter outer membrane subunit, with product MKNIKFYFTVMAALTFYISSCKVSKDIGVSATHVPANYKDTGIDSTSIAKVPWKDFFEEPPLQVLIDSAIVHNNDLLIAVKNMDAASLILGQAKLGNLPTLGIQATANTSRPSDNSLNGLSLSAFNYQSKHIEDYNLSAYLTWEADLWGKIRSQKAAAFATFLKSDQAKRAVQTQLVSQVAKGYYNLILLDKQLHISHENVRLYDSTLSIIKLQFNAGQVSSLAVQQAEAQKMLAEVLVPQFEQAISIQENALSILTGAFPRQIARATVPFRLSENTYIDVGLPAALLSNRPDVKASELEIAEENGKFGYAKANMYPSLSISAQGGLDAIKASNWFNIPASLFGMVTGGLIQPIFAQRKLKTAYEVEKIRREQAVIRFRQTFLVAVGEVSDNITKLNKTSQQLSISENRVEILRTAISNSQQLFKNGLANYLEVLTAQGNLLQGELELASQQNSIRSARIDLYRAVGGGWQ